From a single Eremothecium sinecaudum strain ATCC 58844 chromosome III, complete sequence genomic region:
- the COX11 gene encoding Cox11p (Syntenic homolog of Ashbya gossypii ACR106C; Syntenic homolog of Saccharomyces cerevisiae YPL132W (COX11)) has protein sequence MFCFRGILNRHVIQSTQRMRLHTTVFRSAKLDMSKLTKSEIKQLRDMRVAKERGFKDRTAAYYFASVAVLFLGLSYAAVPVYRALCARTGFGGIPITDKRKFTDDKLVPVDMDKRIKVSFTSEVSQILPWKFTPQQREVHVLPGETALAFYKAKNTSDKDIIGMATYSITPGEAAQYFNKIQCFCFEEQKLAAGEEVDMPVFFFVDPDFATDPSMRNIDDIVLHYAFFKAHYSNEATIEDGNHTLEVAPAS, from the coding sequence ATGTTCTGCTTTCGTGGGATCTTAAATAGACATGTTATTCAAAGCACGCAACGGATGCGTTTACACACTACCGTATTCCGCAGTGCAAAGCTCGACATGTCGAAGCTTACTAAATCAGAGATTAAACAACTTAGGGACATGAGAGTGGCCAAAGAACGTGGATTCAAGGATAGAACTGCGGCTTATTACTTTGCTAGTGTCGCAGTTTTATTTCTAGGTCTTTCATATGCCGCTGTGCCCGTTTATCGTGCCCTTTGTGCTCGTACAGGTTTTGGAGGTATCCCGATAACGGACAAGCGTAAGTTCACGGACGACAAATTGGTCCCTGTGGACATGGATAAGCGTATTAAGGTCTCATTCACAAGTGAAGTTTCTCAAATCCTTCCCTGGAAGTTCACTCCCCAGCAACGGGAGGTTCACGTCCTCCCTGGAGAAACCGCTCTCGCCTTTTACAAAGCGAAGAACACCAGCGACAAAGACATCATCGGTATGGCTACCTACAGCATTACTCCAGGTGAAGCTGCTCAGTATTTCAACAAAATACAATGCTTCTGCTTTGAAGAGCAAAAGCTAGCAGCCGGAGAGGAAGTCGATATGCCagttttcttcttcgttGACCCTGATTTTGCTACCGACCCGTCCATGAGGAATATCGATGATATTGTGTTGCACTATGCTTTCTTCAAAGCGCATTATTCCAACGAAGCAACGATCGAAGATGGCAACCATACTCTCGAGGTTGCACCAGCATCCTAA
- the RPL5 gene encoding 60S ribosomal protein uL18 (Syntenic homolog of Ashbya gossypii ACR104C; Syntenic homolog of Saccharomyces cerevisiae YPL131W (RPL5)), protein MAFIKSVKNSAYHSRFQTPFRRRREGKTDYYARKRLVAQHKAKYNTPKYRLVVRFTNKDIICQIVSSTITGDVVLAAAYSHELPRYGISHGLTNWSAAYATGLLIARRTLQKLSLDETYKGVEEPEGEYSLTEAVEDGPRPFKVYLDVGLQRTTSGARVFGALKGASDGGLYVPHSENRFPGWDFESEELDADLLRSYIFGGHVSAYMEELADDDEERYSELFKGYIADDIDADSIEDIYAEAHAAIRADPSFKPTEKKFTKEQYAAESKKYRQVKLTKEERKARVAAKIAALAQ, encoded by the coding sequence ATGGCTTTCATCAAGTCCGTCAAGAACTCTGCTTACCACTCCAGATTCCAAACTCCTTTCAGGAGAAGAAGAGAAGGTAAGACCGATTACTACGCCAGAAAGAGATTGGTCGCTCAACACAAGGCTAAGTACAACACTCCAAAGTACAGATTGGTCGTTAGATTCACTAACAAGGACATTATCTGCCAAATCGTCTCCTCTACTATTACCGGTGACGTTGTTTTAGCTGCCGCTTACTCTCATGAATTGCCAAGATACGGTATCAGCCACGGTTTGACCAACTGGTCTGCTGCTTACGCTACTGGTTTGTTGATCGCCAGAAGAACCTTGCAAAAGTTGTCTTTGGACGAAACCTACAAGGGTGTCGAAGAACCAGAAGGTGAATACAGTCTAACCGAGGCCGTTGAAGACGGTCCAAGACCATTCAAGGTCTACTTGGACGTTGGTTTGCAAAGAACCACCAGCGGTGCCAGAGTCTTCGGTGCTTTGAAGGGTGCTTCCGACGGTGGTTTGTACGTTCCTCACTCCGAGAACAGATTCCCAGGCTGGGACTTCGAATCCGAGGAATTGGACGCTGACTTGTTGAGATCTTACATCTTCGGTGGTCACGTGTCTGCCTACATGGAGGAGTTGGCCGACGACGATGAAGAGAGATACTCTGAATTGTTCAAGGGATACATTGCCGACGACATCGATGCTGACTCTATCGAGGATATCTACGCTGAGGCTCATGCTGCTATCAGAGCTGACCCAAGCTTCAAGCCAACTGAAAAGAAGTTCACCAAGGAACAATACGCTGCTGAATCTAAGAAATACAGACAAGTTAAATTGACCAAGGAGGAAAGAAAGGCCCGTGTTGCCGCAAAGATCGCTGCTTTGGCTCAATGA
- the STE13 gene encoding Ste13p (Syntenic homolog of Ashbya gossypii ACR103C; Syntenic homolog of Saccharomyces cerevisiae YOR219C (STE13)) produces the protein MSIVNKSSTKSYELEFYNDIASDEYKSKSALLDDIEAGEQSETIDDGAVEKPKRRIYGWSLLIQGILSLIIVFLLVKQYGHGKPSAKVLNKIPGQFDLDAILQGEFGSGNKQFRFLYPPISHLMNKGSDEGTYLVVETIGSADTFIAKKLADPEFKKILGRANFTHNGVNYTAGKIEPTYKLDRLIYGAELQQIYRYSSEGHYWMKDIESGQFEPICPERDGKLANLSYVHFSPSFSHIYFVHENDLYIQDVSGDGTVKRVTSDGSSEVFNGKPDWVYEEEIFASDSAVWWAPDDSSFVYLKINDTNVKSYIYPKYINGEEYPTDQSVKYPKPGEAVPSITLYHYDVAEGKSSVIDLKMEGEHILYLVQWINSNHLLLKVTDRYSRVLNVKVYDATSKELKNTRTEFAEDYSGWIEKLNDIVPIPPNPERGRDSYGYVDLGVDSSGDMNIYYYRDPYEEKGLQLTSGAWEVTSENWAFDYDKNVIYFHANVRHTMAQHLYSVAIEDGHLECMQEKLSDLDYTEFLFSSSARYALMYYKGPNIPLEMAAPLLDLLLLPDKNNNATMVSDNENLVEALQYYKFPDMNYKSMSTDDGVNISYVETLPATLKSNRKYPLLVKVYGGPGSRVVTTSFGVDFQTAVASGLDAIVLQLEPRGTAGRGWSYRRWSTDNIGYWECRDITEITRKYIESHSDLIDTERVAIWGWSYGGFNTLKTLEYDNGETFKYGIAVAPVTDWKLYDSFYTERYLGSIAKNKDAYATASITDVQPFANVKRFMLAHGTADDNVHIQNTYNFIDLLNLAEIRNFDMHIFPDSNHEIQFHNGIPVIYKSIYFWLQNAFTGQFDNLAS, from the coding sequence ATGTCTATAGTGAATAAAAGTTCTACTAAGAGTTATGAATTGGAATTCTACAACGATATTGCCAGCGATGAATATAAATCTAAAAGCGCTTTGCTCGACGATATAGAGGCAGGTGAGCAGTCGGAGACAATTGATGACGGTGCTGTTGAGAAGCCGAAACGAAGAATCTACGGGTGGTCGTTGCTTATACAGGGGATTTTATCGTTGATAATTGTTTTCCTGTTGGTGAAGCAATACGGTCATGGCAAGCCTTCTGCCAAGGTGCTAAATAAAATCCCTGGTCAGTTCGACCTCGATGCGATTCTACAGGGAGAATTTGGATCGGGCAATAAGCAATTTCGATTTCTCTACCCTCCAATTAGCCACCTGATGAACAAGGGCTCTGATGAAGGTACCTACTTGGTTGTTGAGACAATCGGGTCTGCGGATACATTTATCGCGAAGAAGTTGGCAGACCCTGAATTCAAGAAAATTCTTGGCCGTGCCAACTTTACGCATAACGGAGTTAATTACACAGCTGGGAAGATAGAGCCCACTTACAAGTTGGATAGGTTGATATATGGTGCAGAGCTGCAGCAAATATACCGGTATTCGTCTGAGGGGCATTACTGGATGAAAGATATTGAGTCTGGTCAATTTGAGCCAATTTGCCCAGAAAGGGATGGAAAGTTAGCTAATCTTTCCTATGTCCACTTTTCGCCAAGCTTCAGCCACATTTATTTTGTGCACGAGAATGACCTGTATATCCAGGATGTTAGTGGGGATGGCACCGTGAAGCGGGTTACATCCGATGGCTCGAGTGAGGTTTTTAACGGTAAACCGGATTGGGTGTATGAAGAGGAAATCTTTGCGTCTGACTCGGCTGTGTGGTGGGCACCGGATGACTCCTCTTTCGTATACTTGAAAATAAACGATACTAACGTAAAATCCTATATTTACCCGAAGTATATCAATGGCGAAGAGTATCCGACTGATCAATCCGTGAAGTATCCCAAACCCGGAGAAGCTGTTCCAAGTATTACGCTCTATCATTACGATGTTGCTGAAGGTAAATCTTCAGTTATAGACCTTAAAATGGAAGGTGAGCACATTTTGTATCTTGTGCAGTGGATTAACAGCAATCACCTGTTGTTAAAGGTCACGGACAGGTATTCAAGGGTCTTGAATGTTAAAGTTTACGACGCTACATCTAAAGAGCTCAAAAATACCCGTACGGAGTTTGCGGAAGACTACAGTGGCTGGATTGAAAAGCTGAATGATATTGTGCCGATACCCCCCAATCCGGAAAGAGGCAGAGATTCGTATGGATATGTTGACCTTGGTGTGGATTCTTCGGGGGATATGAACATTTATTACTACAGGGATCCTTATGAAGAAAAGGGTTTACAGTTAACGTCTGGCGCTTGGGAGGTCACTTCTGAAAACTGGGCTTTCGACTATGACAAGAATGTGATTTATTTCCATGCGAATGTAAGGCATACTATGGCACAGCATTTGTATTCTGTTGCCATTGAAGATGGCCATCTTGAATGTATGCAAGAAAAGCTATCGGATTTAGATTACACCGAGTTTTTGTTCAGTTCTTCTGCACGTTACGCATTAATGTATTACAAGGGTCCAAATATTCCCCTAGAAATGGCTGCTCCATTGCTAGACCTATTATTATTGCCCGATAAAAATAACAACGCCACAATGGTTTCAGATAATGAAAACCTTGTAGAGGCACTGCAGTACTATAAATTTCCTGATATGAACTATAAGTCCATGTCAACTGACGACGGCGTGAACATTAGTTATGTGGAAACATTGCCAGCGACACTTAAATCAAACCGTAAGTACCCCCTACTAGTAAAGGTTTATGGTGGGCCTGGGTCTAGGGTGGTTACAACAAGCTTTGGAGTTGATTTTCAAACCGCTGTAGCTTCTGGTTTAGATGCAATTGTCTTGCAATTAGAACCTAGAGGAACTGCTGGCAGGGGCTGGTCCTATAGGCGGTGGTCAACAGATAATATTGGGTACTGGGAATGCCGAGATATCACCGAAATCACTAGGAAATATATTGAAAGTCACTCTGATTTGATTGATACCGAGAGAGTGGCTATTTGGGGTTGGTCATACGGAGGTTTTAATACTCTAAAAACTTTGGAGTATGATAATGGTGAAACCTTCAAGTATGGAATTGCTGTCGCACCGGTAACCGACTGGAAGCTATATGACTCCTTTTATACTGAAAGATATTTGGGTTCAATCGCCAAAAATAAGGATGCCTACGCGACTGCATCGATAACTGATGTTCAGCCATTTGCGAATGTTAAAAGGTTCATGCTTGCACATGGTACAGCTGATGATAATGTTCACATCCAAAATACCTATAATTTTATCGATCTTTTAAACCTCGCTGAAATTAGAAACTTTGACATGCATATATTCCCGGACTCGAATCATGAAATTCAATTCCATAACGGAATTCCTGTGATTTATAAGTCAATCTACTTCTGGCTACAAAACGCATTTACTGGGCAGTTTGATAACCTTGCTTCGTAA
- the SWI1 gene encoding Swi1p (Syntenic homolog of Ashbya gossypii AFR455W; Syntenic homolog of Saccharomyces cerevisiae YPL016W (SWI1)), producing MEESFLFDDNNQTEPARQQQDNPDQISNEGSLQMQITTDRNIAWQQQQQSGAHDTMGLFVADGGQEDLSQGGALTPRAILARTSLSSLNSPMFGNSNDGNDAVIGKDGTPDNMPVVNTAQLEGTEGDLVNYDNVLLPKSLSPTALATAGHANVASQQLPIATPTVAPSPQQILSQKTTPLGPVREPSEDPKPIITQTPNSGKVNRAFVDRASMFAALQQRQQQQQQQQKQQQQQQKQQQQQQQQQQQQQQQQQQQQQQQQQQQQQQQQQQRQQHMQHRVPQNMQPPQQGVKSVPDYADMQSPVMTPVQIQQQRQGVPKPNDMQNSIPIGQMSSASQPTNQRQLLQSLDPQEQKRVSQELNGKQYELFVKSYMEHCKRNNSLFNPNPEVCGIRVNLFILYMLVQRMGGADNVTKIRQWGSLAQKLHIFAPNGDSELSNCYYNTLLSYEKYFLTPEGIKETQTKRLLLQQYLQETLKNVQQQLKLKQPQLQQQQQQQQPQLQQQQQQIHGLPNQTEMRQVPLAQQPQPHSQTPHIVQQMLPQYQFQNMADAQALKQQLQMKQRKPRMKKKTKRELEEEKRQQDEVRRLQELQHEKQRQEQKLMMEGHLREQQELQRRRREEQIRNLPKVYKRSFARNYVPIKRPIEHQSGYDIRALAQVGEKIDATKPIFLFAPELGTVNLHALTMALQSDNNAEINAALNSLLVTSADNVTKIPLNEIPELLDSLCILGCEKLYKLSKGDYNRKLADQGIIKEYDIEEMLHKPVRSINTTYQAMDQILQDRKKSGEDNNEADIAIQVDSLTGIDIEQLPLSEDIPLDVGPDEEDLTPVKIEQPPVKRWHYLHEPLRAQGLKKEDELSIISYLSALRMVRDEVDTLFRHCHNRGAEDPHLLLIDQLSMISMILRNLSFNDLNATVMATNVHLNRYIFELLWMLFTQMKKFKLSRKVLNFKKDTIITLSNVFHLLKLENVIDGCLLLFLVLSFGEPIKNSTGATSLSYAECGMKVEKYRSYGVDVIAKVMSLGYPNREYIKSVLLATFEEETPETKVCLQILRRYNGSQKFKLFNDIFSFVSLTIPFRQLNQMPSLIEESMAVIFQAITASLTLVKFIDVAPDSPFVEYNLPFLWLTSEESLCSNIIRLGEALSSLGNQDSNLKHLRPTFNLVSPKCLELSRLLTEKAFQLFKLQPNLQKQNSLKSSLLGICNLFPSDVATITVIMNPLTDYDMAREMEKLYLLRKEISYKLI from the coding sequence ATGGAAGAGTCATTCTTGTTTGACGACAATAACCAAACAGAACCAGCGCGACAACAACAAGATAATCCAGATCAAATAAGTAATGAAGGTTCACTACAAATGCAAATCACTACAGACAGAAATATAGCATGgcaacaacaacaacagTCTGGAGCACATGATACTATGGGATTGTTTGTTGCGGATGGAGGCCAAGAAGATTTATCGCAAGGTGGAGCATTGACACCGCGGGCCATATTGGCGCGAACCTCTTTGTCTAGCTTAAACTCTCCTATGTTTGGAAATAGTAATGATGGTAATGATGCGGTAATTGGGAAGGACGGGACGCCCGACAATATGCCTGTCGTTAATACTGCGCAATTGGAGGGCACCGAAGGAGATTTAGTCAATTATGATAACGTTCTACTTCCGAAATCTTTGTCTCCGACCGCTCTTGCTACTGCTGGACATGCTAATGTGGCTTCACAACAACTGCCGATTGCGACCCCAACAGTCGCGCCTTCTCCGCAGCAGATTCTGTCTCAGAAAACCACACCACTCGGTCCTGTACGGGAGCCTTCGGAAGACCCTAAACCCATCATTACCCAAACTCCGAATAGTGGAAAAGTAAATCGTGCATTTGTTGATCGCGCATCAATGTTTGCAGCCTTACAGCAGCgtcagcagcagcagcaacaacagcagaaacaacaacagcagcagcagaagcagcagcaacaacaacaacagcaacaacaacagcaacaacaacagcaacaacaacaacaacaacaacaacagcagcagcaacagcagcaacaacagcagcagcgGCAACAGCATATGCAACATCGCGTGCCTCAAAACATGCAGCCGCCCCAACAAGGCGTAAAAAGTGTTCCAGACTACGCAGACATGCAATCGCCGGTTATGACTCCGGTACAGATACAGCAGCAGAGACAGGGTGTACCAAAGCCTAATGATATGCAAAACAGTATTCCCATCGGACAGATGTCAAGTGCATCACAGCCGACAAATCAGAGGCAATTATTGCAAAGCCTAGATCCTCAAGAGCAGAAACGTGTATCCCAGGAACTCAATGGCAAGCAGTATGAACTTTTTGTCAAATCTTACATGGAACATTGTAAACGTAATAACAGTCTTTTTAATCCGAATCCCGAGGTTTGCGGCATAAGGGTTAACTTATTTATTTTGTACATGCTGGTGCAGAGGATGGGCGGTGCTGATAATGTTACGAAGATTCGCCAATGGGGAAGCTTGGCACAGAAGCTTCACATATTTGCCCCAAACGGTGATAGTGAGCTGTCAAACTGCTATTATAATACCCTTCTGTCATATGAGAAGTATTTCTTAACACCGGAGGGCATAAAAGAGACGCAAACTAAACGACTACTATTGCAGCAGTATTTACAAGAAACTTTAAAGAATGTCCAGCAGCAGCTAAAGTTGAAGCAACCTCAGTtacaacaacaacagcaacaacagcagccACAGCtacagcagcagcaacagcaaaTCCATGGTTTACCAAATCAAACAGAAATGCGTCAAGTGCCATTAGCACAACAACCTCAACCGCATTCACAGACTCCCCATATTGTACAACAAATGCTTCCGCAGTATCAGTTTCAAAACATGGCTGACGCCCAGGCTTTAAAGCAGCAGCTGCAGATGAAACAAAGGAAGCCTCGcatgaagaagaagacaaaGAGAGAATTGGAAGAGGAGAAAAGACAGCAAGACGAGGTGAGGAGATTACAAGAACTGCAGCATGAAAAACAACGACAGGAACAGAAGCTTATGATGGAAGGTCATCTTCGCGAACAACAAGAACTTCAACGCCGTAGACGTGAAGAACAGATACGAAACCTACCCAAAGTATATAAGCGTTCATTTGCAAGGAATTATGTTCCCATAAAGAGACCCATCGAGCATCAAAGTGGCTACGACATCAGAGCACTTGCCCAGGTTGGCGAAAAAATTGATGCTACTAAGCCCATATTTTTATTTGCGCCTGAATTAGGTACAGTTAACCTTCATGCGCTCACTATGGCCTTGCAGTCAGATAACAATGCCGAAATAAACGCAGCTTTAAATTCTTTATTAGTTACCAGTGCTGACAATGTAACAAAAATACCATTGAATGAGATTCCGGAACTGCTGGACAGCCTCTGTATTTTGGGTTGTGAAAAACTATACAAGTTAAGCAAGGGCGATTATAATCGAAAATTGGCCGACCAGGGCATTATAAAAGAATACGATATAGAGGAAATGCTACACAAGCCGGTGCGATCAATTAACACGACTTACCAGGCTATGGACCAAATTTTACAAGACCGTAAGAAGTCAGGTGAAGATAATAATGAGGCGGACATTGCTATTCAAGTAGATTCTTTGACAGGAATCGATATCGAGCAGCTTCCTCTTTCCGAGGATATTCCTCTCGATGTTGGGCCAGATGAGGAAGATTTAACACCTGTGAAGATAGAACAACCACCTGTGAAACGTTGGCATTATCTGCACGAACCGCTACGGGCACAAGGATTGAAAAAGGAGGATGAGCTATCCATTATATCCTATCTCTCAGCTCTAAGAATGGTGAGGGATGAAGTTGACACTTTATTTAGGCATTGTCATAATCGTGGTGCTGAAGATCCTCATCTTTTGTTGATTGATCAGTTGTCAATGATTTCGATGATATTGAGGAATTTATCATTTAACGATCTTAATGCCACCGTAATGGCTACTAATGTTCACTTGAACAGATATATTTTTGAACTATTGTGGATGTTATTCACTCAGATGAAGAAATTTAAGCTGAGCAGGAAAGTTTTGAACTTCAAAAAGGATACTATCATTACTTTATCGAATGTTTTTCATTTACTAAAACTTGAGAACGTAATAGATGGATGCCTACTACTTTTCCTAGTTCTAAGCTTCGGGGAACCAATAAAAAATAGTACTGGTGCAACCTCTTTATCATATGCTGAATGCGGTATGAAGGTCGAAAAATATCGTTCTTATGGGGTAGATGTTATTGCCAAAGTCATGTCCCTCGGTTACCCAAACAGGGAATATATTAAGTCTGTCCTACTGGCTActtttgaagaagaaacaCCTGAGACCAAGGTATGCCTACAGATACTACGCCGTTATAACGGTTCACAAAAATTCAAACTTTTCAACGATATCTTTTCTTTTGTATCATTAACTATACCATTTAGGCAACTGAATCAAATGCCAAGCTTAATTGAGGAATCGATGGCGGTCATATTCCAGGCCATTACTGCTTCTTTGACCTTGGTAAAATTTATAGATGTTGCCCCAGACTCGCCTTTCGTGGAATATAACCTGCCATTCCTATGGTTGACTTCAGAGGAGTCATTGTGCTCCAATATTATAAGGTTAGGAGAAGCTTTATCGTCATTAGGTAATCAGGATTCCAACTTGAAACACCTCCGGCCAACATTTAATTTGGTGAGCCCAAAGTGCCTGGAACTATCACGGTTATTGACAGAAAAGGCCTTCCAGCTGTTCAAACTGCAACCTAACCTACAGAAACAAAATTCTCTCAAGTCTTCCCTGTTAGGTATATGCAACCTTTTCCCGTCCGATGTTGCTACAATTACGGTAATAATGAACCCACTTACCGACTACGATATGGCAAGGGAGATGGAAAAATTGTATCTCTTAAGAAAGGAGATTTCGTACAAACTAATTTAA
- the MNN10 gene encoding alpha-1,6-mannosyltransferase (Syntenic homolog of Ashbya gossypii AFR454W; Syntenic homolog of Saccharomyces cerevisiae YDR245W (MNN10)) — protein MISSTPYHLDEKEDKIRKNNASALFNRCISRLVKHKTLLLLLFMLLFGLFWLGSDFYFFKRSPKILIILAANEGGGVLRWKSEQEWAIERISISNKRAYSRKHGYGLVIKDLTLSKRYSHEYREGWQKIDILKQTMKEYPDVEWFWWLDASTLIMELDRSLESHIFGRLDTLADRTLESFNTLKLPVSIPYVDYTESMDLLITQDCGGFNLGSFFIKNSEWSALLLDMWWDPVGYEQKHRVWEHREQDALESLYASEPWIREKVGFLPLRSINAFPSGACAGSSEEPLYFYNENDRDFVVNMAGCSFGRDCWREMEHFTKLMEKLNWKWYSALF, from the coding sequence ATGATTTCGAGTACTCCCTACCATCTCGACGAAAAGGAGGACAAAATACGGAAAAATAATGCTTCAGCTCTGTTCAACAGATGTATAAGTCGACTTGTCAAGCACAAAACGCTCTTATTGTTGCTATTCATGCTACTATTTGGGTTGTTTTGGCTAGGTAGtgatttttatttttttaaGAGAAGCCCCAAGATCTTGATTATTCTGGCAGCAAATGAAGGTGGTGGTGTTTTAAGGTGGAAGAGTGAGCAAGAATGGGCAATTGAGCGTATTTCCATTAGCAATAAACGTGCATATAGCAGAAAACACGGATATGGACTGGTAATTAAAGATCTGACTCTCTCCAAAAGGTATTCCCACGAATACAGGGAAGGTTGGCAAAAAATAGATATCCTAAAGCAAACCATGAAGGAGTATCCAGATGTAGAGTGGTTCTGGTGGCTAGACGCAAGTACGCTCATTATGGAGCTTGACAGAAGTCTTGAGTCGCATATTTTTGGGCGGCTGGATACCCTTGCAGACAGAACCCTTGAATCTTTTAACACCTTAAAATTACCCGTTTCCATCCCTTACGTTGATTACACAGAGTCAATGGACTTGCTAATTACTCAAGATTGTGGCGGATTTAACCTTGGCTCGTTCTTTATCAAGAATAGCGAATGGAGTGCTCTCCTGCTCGATATGTGGTGGGATCCTGTAGGATATGAGCAAAAGCATAGGGTTTGGGAACATCGTGAGCAAGACGCCCTAGAATCACTCTACGCCAGTGAGCCTTGGATAAGAGAGAAAGTCGGTTTCCTACCGCTAAGATCAATTAATGCTTTCCCATCAGGCGCATGTGCCGGTTCCAGTGAAGAGCCCCTATACTTCTACAATGAAAACGACCGCGATTTTGTCGTTAACATGGCAGGTTGCAGCTTTGGCCGTGACTGTTGGAGGGAGATGGAACATTTTACAAAATTAATGGAAAAGCTCAACTGGAAATGGTACTCCGCCCTATTTTAA
- the PEX5 gene encoding Pex5p (Syntenic homolog of Ashbya gossypii AFR453W; Syntenic homolog of Saccharomyces cerevisiae YDR244W (PEX5)), producing the protein MSADCSVNANPLAQLNKRAQQDKSLQHGSNFNLQQKNASSHFKSVSPKLTESKKLQLDQFLGGAQNDNKFVGPFINNGISGGGSMARSQMGYMTPSPASEIGSTKAVNGWTQEFSQQSSGTSSQLSPALSSASLSSQSPVGRSNYRSLGILRPMVRSHQQLQAAIRVSEPQTDDSITDAVWDEQFQELEKEVQKSLNITEQESETTYNAPEVDTQEDYEDKFQQIWEDLNERADDMDTREETTTNWNTSYQQLGGKSANAPYEFDSDNQYMDNPDAYKIGCILMENGAKLSEAALAFEAAVQQNPKHTDAWLKLGIVQTQNEKELCGINALEECLKLDPGNLTAMMTIAISYINEGYDVSAFTMLGKWLGQKYPDMVNQSIADNLNRQSLNRAVTEEFLKVVNSLPEIDPEVQLGLGILFYANDNFEKTIDCFKLALAVVPNDATMWNRLGASLANSNRPEEAIQAYHRALALKPTFVRARYNLAVSSMNIGCYKEAAEYLLTALSMHEVEGVSMHSAAAKNVPSSNILETLKRTFIAMGRRDLLDKVAPNMDLQEFRREFNF; encoded by the coding sequence ATGAGCGCTGACTGTTCTGTTAATGCTAACCCTTTAGCACAACTTAATAAGCGAGCCCAACAAGATAAAAGTTTACAGCATGGATCAAATTTTAATTTACAACAGAAGAATGCATCTTCTCATTTCAAATCAGTATCTCCGAAACTTACTGAGTCAAAAAAGCTGCAACTAGACCAATTTTTGGGTGGAGCTCAAAATGATAATAAGTTTGTTGGTCCGTTTATTAATAACGGTATAAGTGGTGGTGGATCGATGGCAAGGTCACAAATGGGGTACATGACTCCATCTCCTGCCTCCGAAATCGGCAGCACGAAGGCTGTTAATGGCTGGACACAGGAGTTTTCTCAACAGAGCTCTGGAACGTCATCTCAGTTAAGTCCTGCTCTGTCTAGTGCGTCTCTTAGTTCCCAGTCGCCTGTGGGAAGAAGTAACTACAGGTCACTAGGGATTTTGAGACCAATGGTAAGATCGCATCAACAGCTGCAGGCGGCTATTCGGGTCTCGGAGCCGCAAACAGACGACAGCATTACTGATGCGGTTTGGGATGAACAGTTCCAAGAGCTTGAGAAAGAGGTACAGAAGTCTCTAAATATCACTGAACAGGAGAGTGAGACGACCTACAATGCTCCAGAAGTTGATACACAAGAGGATTACGAAGACAAATTTCAGCAGATATGGGAGGACTTGAATGAACGTGCTGATGATATGGATACAAGAGAGGAGACAACGACAAACTGGAATACGAGCTACCAGCAATTAGGTGGCAAATCTGCAAATGCGCCATACGAATTCGACTCGGATAACCAATATATGGATAATCCCGATGCCTACAAAATTGGATGCATACTAATGGAAAATGGAGCAAAGTTGAGCGAAGCAGCATTGGCCTTTGAAGCTGCAGTCCAACAGAATCCAAAACATACCGACGCTTGGTTAAAACTCGGTATTGTTCAGACCCAGAACGAGAAGGAGCTCTGTGGAATTAATGCACTAGAAGAGTGCTTAAAGTTGGATCCAGGTAATCTGACAGCTATGATGACAATTGCAATCAGCTACATTAATGAAGGATACGACGTTAGTGCTTTTACAATGCTTGGTAAATGGCTTGGGCAGAAGTACCCAGATATGGTAAACCAAAGCATTGCCGATAACCTAAACAGACAAAGTTTAAATAGGGCAGTCACAGAAGAGTTTTTGAAGGTCGTCAATTCCCTTCCAGAAATCGATCCAGAAGTCCAGTTGGGTCTGGGAATCCTGTTTTATGCAAATGATAACTTTGAAAAGACCATTGACTGTTTCAAACTCGCCTTGGCAGTTGTGCCAAATGATGCAACGATGTGGAATAGGCTTGGTGCTTCCTTAGCTAACTCAAATAGGCCAGAAGAAGCCATACAAGCTTATCACCGCGCTCTCGCTCTAAAACCAACTTTTGTAAGGGCACGCTACAACCTTGCAGTATCTTCCATGAATATAGGCTGCTACAAAGAAGCTGCTGAGTATTTGCTAACTGCCCTTTCCATGCACGAAGTTGAGGGCGTGTCAATGCACTCAGCAGCAGCCAAGAATGTGCCTTCCTCAAACATCCTTGAAACTTTAAAGAGAACTTTCATAGCTATGGGTAGGCGTGATTTATTAGACAAGGTGGCCCCAAACATGGATTTACAGGAGTTCCGTCGCGAATTTAACTTCTAA